The Eriocheir sinensis breed Jianghai 21 chromosome 54, ASM2467909v1, whole genome shotgun sequence genome includes a region encoding these proteins:
- the LOC126983532 gene encoding mediator of RNA polymerase II transcription subunit 6-like: protein MADQTKENPLHISWHDSMWVPHLNSSNIMNYFGERSNPFYSRDCNNEFIKMQQNTRVDQLTHMQGVEYILLHTQEPILYIVRKQNRYSPTQVTPLANYHIIGGQVFQTPDLGSVINSRMLAAVSNLNSAFTELQSYSHYHPSKGYWWQFRNHPESSAAAAAAAAAANKEKEKQQKKASNNQREEPASVFQHRRVGSLLEDLQAKFPYKYPTQPQQQQQQQQQTPQATQQGTQQATQQEGTKMEDIKPDIKTEVKLEVKTEVKSDPSPTPPSQRSARPPPEKRQRTGP, encoded by the exons AGAATCCGCTGCACATCTCGTGGCATGACAGTATGTGGGTGCCGCACCTCAACTCCTCCAACATCATGAACTACTTCGGTGAGCGCTCCAACCCGTTCTACTCACGAGACTGTAACAACGAGTTCATCAAGATGCAGCAGAACACACGCGTCGACCAACTGAC ACACATGCAGGGCGTGGAGTACATCCTGCTGCACACCCAGGAGCCCATCCTCTACATTGTGCGCAAGCAGAACCGCTACTCCCCCACCCAGGTGACGCCCCTTGCTAACTACCACATCATTGGTGGACAGGTGTTCCAGACGCCTGACCTCGGCTCAGTCATCAACTCCCGTATG CTTGCTGCTGTCAGCAACCTGAACAGTGCCTTCACTGAGCTTCAGTCATACTCCCACTACCACCCGTCCAAAGGCTACTGGTGGCAGTTCAGGAACCACCCAGaatcttctgctgctgctgctgctgctgctgccgctgccaacaaggagaaggagaagcagcagaagaag GCCAGCAACAACCAGCGTGAGGAGCCGGCCTCAGTGTTCCAGCACCGGCGGGTCGGCTCCCTGCTGGAGGACCTGCAGGCTAAGTTCCCTTACAAGTACCCAACACAgccacagcaacaacagcagcagcaacagcaaacaCCACAAGCCACTCAGCAGGGCACACAGCAGGCAACGCAGCAGGAAGGCACGAagatgg AGGACATCAAGCCTGACATCAAGACGGAGGTTAAGTTGGAGGTGAAGACAGAGGTGAAGAGTGACCCATCGCCCACGCCACCCTCACAGCGCTCGGCCCGCCCGCCCCCAGAGAAGAGGCAACGTACGGGTCCCTAG